The following are encoded together in the Drosophila takahashii strain IR98-3 E-12201 chromosome X, DtakHiC1v2, whole genome shotgun sequence genome:
- the sofe gene encoding protein regulator of cytokinesis 1 yields MIFSEHKARILAMTGEHVDELHALWSRMFEPQTREDCLIRLKDHAHSFYTDLLKESREKEQGITGEIDGLQAEATDLTRLLHVSLEMPERPEEMPLVLWQLKLDKTIEHLRQELSSRRAEISELLRQQEQLCEELGERPKSLPSDPMPLPEELDAFRDHLEQLRGQRTARLKEMEQLRQSIKQDMKILELHAQTDTEKRLLSPVNQVLLRPESFKRLLLMQKSLAEQVKELRQRIDEMRGKIELLWQRLKLQDEYAMRRVRESTAYDQRTFDILREELQRCQALRRQNLKTFIEQLRLEIQEYWDLTLKSQQERRRFTGYFCDYHSEELLELHEMELEQLKNFYNSNRRIFELYANRAELWARMEALEAKANDPNRFNNRGGQLLKEEKERKAMSTRLPKVDQQITELVKVYEVQENTPFLVNGVDILESMAADWEQHRQSKKQPSANKKDAATSKMKAPLTPNTLKNGSRGLQGSSSSSLKKTPSKVNASLAAKSTGNLQKRRHPNHGRISPQPTMTGAAAAKRNLISSLECHNSEPVMGQKLPKSPQKKVRVLEYSVRRGKATGRPSIGSKNQNQRSRPIPQLQVQPPSGEENEETDENVEEEEEDEGCLGPYTAY; encoded by the coding sequence ATGATTTTCAGCGAGCACAAGGCGAGGATCCTGGCGATGACGGGCGAGCACGTGGACGAGCTGCACGCCCTGTGGTCGCGCATGTTCGAGCCGCAGACGCGCGAGGATTGCCTCATCCGGCTGAAGGATCACGCGCACAGCTTTTACACGGATCTCCTGAAGGAGTCGCGCGAGAAGGAGCAGGGAATCACCGGGGAAATAGACGGTCTGCAGGCGGAGGCCACTGATCTCACGCGGCTGCTCCACGTATCCCTGGAAATGCCCGAGAGGCCAGAGGAAATGCCCTTGGTCCTGTGGCAGCTAAAACTGGACAAAACCATCGAGCATCTGCGCCAGGAGCTGTCTAGCCGGCGGGCGGAGATCTCTGAGCTGCTCCgccagcaggagcagctcTGCGAGGAGCTGGGCGAAAGGCCAAAGTCACTGCCAAGTGATCCAATGCCGCTGCCCGAGGAACTGGACGCTTTCCGGGATCACCTGGAGCAGCTGAGAGGTCAGCGAACTGCTCGCTTGAAGGAAATGGAACAGCTGCGCCAGAGCATCAAGCAGGACATGAAGATCCTCGAGCTGCATGCCCAAACGGACACCGAGAAGCGTCTACTTAGCCCCGTAAACCAGGTGCTCCTCCGACCCGAATCCTTCAAGCGATTGCTCCTCATGCAAAAGTCCTTGGCCGAACAGGTAAAGGAGCTAAGGCAGCGCATAGACGAAATGCGCGGAAAGATTGAGCTCCTCTGGCAGCGATTAAAACTGCAGGATGAATATGCCATGCGTCGCGTGAGGGAATCCACTGCCTATGACCAACGCACCTTCGACATTCTGCGCGAGGAGCTGCAGCGATGCCAGGCGCTGCGCCGCCAGAACCTCAAGACCTTCATCGAGCAGCTGCGGCTGGAAATCCAGGAGTACTGGGACCTCACCCTTAAAAGCCAGCAGGAGCGCAGGCGCTTCACCGGCTACTTTTGTGATTACCACAGCGAAGAACTCCTCGAGCTGCACGAAATGGAGCTGGAGCAGCTGAAGAACTTCTACAATAGCAACAGGCGAATCTTTGAGCTGTATGCCAATCGCGCGGAGCTGTGGGCGCGCATGGAGGCACTGGAGGCCAAGGCCAACGATCCGAATAGGTTCAACAATCGCGGCGGTCAGCTGCtcaaggaggagaaggagcgcAAGGCCATGAGCACGCGGCTGCCCAAGGTGGATCAGCAGATCACCGAGCTGGTGAAGGTTTATGAGGTACAGGAAAACACCCCGTTCCTGGTGAACGGCGTGGATATACTGGAGAGCATGGCGGCGGACTGGGAGCAGCATCGCCAGTCGAAGAAGCAGCCCTCCGCTAACAAGAAAGATGCGGCGACCAGCAAAATGAAAGCCCCCCTAACGCCGAATACCCTGAAAAACGGCAGTAGGGGCTTACAGGGATCCTCGAGCTCCTCGCTGAAGAAGACCCCGTCCAAGGTGAACGCCAGTTTGGCGGCCAAGAGCACGGGCAATCTGCAGAAGCGGCGGCATCCCAACCACGGACGGATCAGCCCCCAGCCGACGATGACgggggcggcggcggccaagCGGAATCTAATCAGCTCGCTGGAGTGCCACAATTCGGAGCCAGTGATGGGCCAAAAGCTGCCCAAGTCGCCGCAGAAGAAGGTGCGCGTGCTGGAGTACTCGGTGCGACGTGGCAAGGCGACCGGCAGGCCGAGCATAGGCAGCAAGAATCAGAACCAGAGGAGTCGCCCGATCCCCCAGCTGCAGGTGCAGCCTCCTTCGGGCGAGGAGAACGAGGAGACGGACGAGAacgtggaggaggaggaggaggatgagggcTGCCTGGGACCCTACACCGCCTATTAG